In Pseudomonas saponiphila, the genomic stretch GTATCCGCGGCTAGACGGAAAGACCCCGTGAACCTTTACTATAGCTTTGCACTGGACTTTGAATTTGCTTGTGTAGGATAGGTGGGAGGCTTTGAAGCGTGGACGCCAGTCTGCGTGGAGCCATCCTTGAAATACCACCCTGGCAACTTTGAGGTTCTAACTCAGGTCCGTTATCCGGATCGAGGACAGTGTATGGTGGGTAGTTTGACTGGGGCGGTCTCCTCCTAAAGAGTAACGGAGGAGTACGAAGGTGCGCTCAGACCGGTCGGAAATCGGTCGTAGAGTATAAAGGCAAAAGCGCGCTTGACTGCGAGACAGACACGTCGAGCAGGTACGAAAGTAGGTCTTAGTGATCCGGTGGTTCTGTATGGAAGGGCCATCGCTCAACGGATAAAAGGTACTCCGGGGATAACAGGCTGATACCGCCCAAGAGTTCATATCGACGGCGGTGTTTGGCACCTCGATGTCGGCTCATCACATCCTGGGGCTGAAGCCGGTCCCAAGGGTATGGCTGTTCGCCATTTAAAGTGGTACGCGAGCTGGGTTTAGAACGTCGTGAGACAGTTCGGTCCCTATCTGCCGTGGACGTTTGAGATTTGAGAGGGGCTGCTCCTAGTACGAGAGGACCGGAGTGGACGAACCTCTGGTGTTCCGGTTGTCACGCCAGTGGCATTGCCGGGTAGCTATGTTCGGAAAAGATAACCGCTGAAAGCATCTAAGCGGGAAACTTGCCTCAAGATGAGATCTCACTGGGATCTTGAATCCCCTAAAGGGCCGTCGAAGACTACGACGTTGATAGGTTGGGTGTGTAAGCGCTGTGAGGCGTTGAGCTAACCAATACTAATTGCCCGTGAGGCTTGACCATATAACACCCAAGCAATTTGCTTAAGAAGCGAGTTGCGGTGTGTGAAGACGAATCAAACCGAAAGTTTGCAGGCTCACAAAGCACCAACTCTATTACATACCCATTCGCTGGCACGTTGCGCAAGCAACGGACTGGCTACCGAATTTCTTGACGACCATAGAGCGTTGGAACCACCTGATCCCATCCCGAACTCAGAAGTGAAACGATGCATCGCCGATGGTAGTGTGGGGTTTCCCCATGTGAGAGTAGGTCATCGTCAAGATTAAATTCCGAAACCCCAATTGCGAAAGCAGTTGGGGTTTTGTTTTTGTGCTGCAGAAAAGTTGCGCTGCTGGGGCTGGCCACGCTCGTGTGCTTACGGCTGCCAGCGCCTTGATCTCCCTCTAAAGTCCTTTGCTTGCGGTGATTTCTATGCAATGGCTTAGGGCATGGCTATCATTCCAGCCTCATTGTAAGGCGGAGCTTGCATGTCGACGTTGTTAGAGCTTCTTAAGGATGGGCAATTTCACTCGGGGCAAGCCCTTGGGTGCGCGTTGGGTGTTACTCGTAGTGCTATATGGAAGCAATTACAGCTTCTTGAGGTGGAGTTGGGACTCGATATTCATAAGGTGCGAGGCCGTGGTTACCGACTGGCCTCCCCAATTACTTTGTTAAGCGCAGAGAAAATTAATCGTCTTTCTCCCGATGCACCGTGGGCGGTCCAGGTTTTTGATTTTCTGGACTCGACAAACGCCGAGGCGCTGCGCTCGATCGAGCGTGGATGTGTTGCTCCCTTCCTGGTTCTAGCTGAGCGACAAACAGCGGGGCGCGGTCGGCGCGGTCGTAAGTGGATTAGTCCCTTTGCCGAGAACATTTACTACAGCCTTGTGTTGCGAGTTGATGGTGGTATGCGACAGTTGGAGGGCCTCAGTCTGGTTGTAGGTCTGGCTGTGATGCAGGCTCTTCGAGGTTGTGGCGTTCCAGGTGCGGGGCTGAAATGGCCAAACGATGTTTTGGTCGGTCAGAAAAAGATTGCTGGAATACTTCTTGAGTTGGTGGGTGATCCTGCAGATGTATGTCATGTCGTCATTGGTGTTGGCATCAATGTGAACATGCAGGCTTCTGAGGAGGTCGATCAGGAATGGACTTCGGTAAGGCTTGAGTCTGGCAAGATCATGGATCGAAATCAGCTTGTCGCTCGCCTGGGTGAGGTTATGGCCGCTTATCTGGAGCGTCATCGCTTGCATGGGTTTTCAGCTATCCAGCATGAGTGGGAGCAAAACCATCTATGGCAGGGGCGCGCAGTGTCTCTGATAGCGGGTGTAACTAAGGTTGATGGGGTTGTGCTGGGGATTGATCGCCAGGGAGGGCTACGCCTTAAGGTGGGGGGCGAGGAAAAGGCATATAGCGGTGGAGAGCTTAGTTTGAGGTTGCGCGACGACTCTTGAGCTCTGGCTAGCGCTAATTGGATTGACTGTGGCGCGTCCGCTGTCGTGAGGTGTTTATGCGTTGGTTGTTTCTGCTGTTATTGGTACTCAATGTTTTCTACTACGTCTGGCATCAGCAGGAGGCTCCGCTTCGGGCAAAAGAGGTGATGCCGCTCTCGCTTTATCGAGGTTCTCAGCAGGATATTCGACTGCTGAGCGAGTCTACTGATGCGGTCGAGCGGCGTGATAAGGGGCGGGTCGCAGATGCGGAGGCGGGTTGTCTATATCTGGGGGGCTTTGTGCGCCGTGAGTCGGCTCAGGGGCTTGAGCGGCGTCTCGGTGAGTTGGGGGTTGAGGCCAAATTGCAGGTTTTGAATGCTCCTGGTTCATCAGGTTTTTGGTTGCGCATATCTCCTGAAAGCAAGCATCTATTGGATGATCCTCAGTTGCTGAGCCTTGCTAAGGAATTCAATGAGTTAAAACATAAAATAATGCCTTGTGAGGGGGTTGCAACTGTCGAATAGGTTGCATAGAATGGCGCCCGCTCCGCAGCGAAGACCTCTTGAGGTTGAAGCTAAAGAGTTAGGTCAATGCAGCTAACCTCAAGATTTAATTGAGAAAATGCTTGACAGAAGGGTGGCATAGTATAGAATGCTGCCTCGCTTAGGAGGGGTTCCCGAGCGGCCAAAGGGATCAGACTGTAAATCTGACGTCTACGACTTCGAAGGTTCGAATCCTTCCCCCTCCACCAGATTTAGCGAGAGCTGCAGGCTCCGCGGGTATAGTTTAGTGGTAGAACCTCAGCCTTCCAAGCTGATGATGCGGGTTCGATTCCCGCTACCCGCTCCAAGTTTGCAGATTTTGCAAAGTGTTTCGCTCTTGTAGCTCAGTTGGTAGAGCACACCCTTGGTAAGGGTGAGGTCAGCGGTTCAAATCCGCTCAAGAGCTCCATATAACAAGGCAGATATGAAAATATCTGCCTTTGTTTTAATGGCTTGTGTGAGTTGCTTAATTCTTCTCCTAGGGGTGATTTCGATGGCTAAGGAAAAGTTCGAACGTAATAAGCCGCACGTTAACGTGGGTACTATCGGTCACGTTGACCACGGTAAAACCACTCTGACTGCTGCTCTGACTCGCGTTTGCTCCGAAGTTTTCGGTTCGGCTCGTGTTGACTTCGACAAGATCGACAGCGCCCCAGAAGAAAAGGCTCGTGGTATCACCATCAACACTGCACACGTAGAGTACGATTCGCACATTCGTCACTACGCGCACGTTGACTGCCCAGGTCACGCCGACTACGTCAAAAACATGATCACCGGTGCTGCCCAGATGGACGGCGCGATCCTGGTTTGCTCGGCTGCCGATGGTCCGATGCCACAAACTCGTGAGCACATCCTGCTGTCCCGTCAGGTAGGCGTTCCGTACATCGTTGTCTTCCTGAACAAGGCTGACATGGTTGACGACGCTGAGCTGCTGGAACTGGTTGAGATGGAAGTGCGCGATCTGC encodes the following:
- the birA gene encoding bifunctional biotin--[acetyl-CoA-carboxylase] ligase/biotin operon repressor BirA, producing MSTLLELLKDGQFHSGQALGCALGVTRSAIWKQLQLLEVELGLDIHKVRGRGYRLASPITLLSAEKINRLSPDAPWAVQVFDFLDSTNAEALRSIERGCVAPFLVLAERQTAGRGRRGRKWISPFAENIYYSLVLRVDGGMRQLEGLSLVVGLAVMQALRGCGVPGAGLKWPNDVLVGQKKIAGILLELVGDPADVCHVVIGVGINVNMQASEEVDQEWTSVRLESGKIMDRNQLVARLGEVMAAYLERHRLHGFSAIQHEWEQNHLWQGRAVSLIAGVTKVDGVVLGIDRQGGLRLKVGGEEKAYSGGELSLRLRDDS